ACAATCTTGCTCACCAGCTTGCCGTCCGCCTGCCCTTTGACCTTCGGCATCACTTCTTTCATTACCAGGCCGGTCTTGGCAGGGGAATCCGCCCCCGTTTCCCTGATTACTTCCGCTATGACCTGCCGCAGTTTCTCTTCGGTCATCTGCTCCGGAAGATAACTCAGGATAATATTCAGTTCCGCCGTTTCTTTCTGCACCAGGTCGTCCCGTTTGCCGGCGCGGAACTGCTCGATAGAGTCCCGATGACGTTTCGCCGCGGTGTTCAGCACCGCTATCAAATCGTCGTCGGTCAGTTCTGCCCCTTTATCGATTTTCTTGTATTTGAAATCAGACTTCAGGCCCCGAAGAGTGGTGGCTTTCAGAGAGTCGCCACCCTTCAGGGCCTGAATCAGGTCGTCGTCAATCCGTTTCAGGAGAGACATAGGATATTAACTTTCGGACCCGAACTTGCGGTTTTTCCGTCGTGCCGCATTCAGCTTCCGTTTCCGCCGCTCCGATGGCTTTTCGA
This sequence is a window from Candidatus Zixiibacteriota bacterium. Protein-coding genes within it:
- a CDS encoding GatB/YqeY domain-containing protein, with protein sequence MSLLKRIDDDLIQALKGGDSLKATTLRGLKSDFKYKKIDKGAELTDDDLIAVLNTAAKRHRDSIEQFRAGKRDDLVQKETAELNIILSYLPEQMTEEKLRQVIAEVIRETGADSPAKTGLVMKEVMPKVKGQADGKLVSKIVAELLAVKKE